A stretch of Vicia villosa cultivar HV-30 ecotype Madison, WI unplaced genomic scaffold, Vvil1.0 ctg.001186F_1_1, whole genome shotgun sequence DNA encodes these proteins:
- the LOC131633889 gene encoding methylmalonate-semialdehyde dehydrogenase [acylating], mitochondrial-like isoform X1 has translation MATSHFSTQPNSLRVPNLIGGKFVESKSLAFIDVINPATQDVVSQVPLTTNEEFKAAVAAAKKAFPSWRNTPITKRQRVMLKFQELIRRDMDKLAISVTTEQGKTLKDAQGDVFRGLEVVEHACGMATLQMGEYVSNVANGIDTFSVKEPIGVCAGICPFNFPAMIPLWMFPVAVTCGNTFILKPSEKDPGASMLLAQLAMEAGLPEGVLNIVHGAHDTVNAICDHDDIKAISFVGSNVAGMHIYARAAAKGKRVQSNMGAKNHAIVMPDASVDATINALIAAGFGAAGQRCMALSTVVFVGGSKPWESILVERAKALKVNAGTEPDADLGPVISIQAKERIHKLIQSGFESGARLLLDGRSIVVPGYESGNFIGPTILADVTSDMECYKEEIFGPVLLLTEADSLDEAIKFVNENKYGNGATIFTRSGVAARKFQTEIEAGQVGINVPIPVPLPFFSFTGNKASFAGDLNFYGKAGVNFYTQIKTITQNWKESVNEDKINMAMPTSQKS, from the exons ATGGCAACTTCTCATTTTTCAACTCAACCTAATTCCCTG AGGGTTCCAAATCTCATTGGGGGCAAGTTTGTTGAGTCAAAATCATTGGCTTTCATAGATGTTATAAACCCT GCAACGCAAGACGTTGTTTCGCAAGTTCCATTGACTACAAATGAAGAGTTTAAAGCTGCAGTGGCTGCAGCAAAGAAGGCATTTCCTTCATGGCGTAACACTCCGATCACGAAGCGTCAACGTGTTATGTTGAAGTTCCAGGAGCTTATACGCAGAGATATG GATAAACTTGCCATCAGTGTGACTACCGAACAAGGAAAGACTTTAAAGGACGCACAAGGAGATGTATTCCGTGGATTAG AGGTGGTGGAACATGCTTGTGGGATGGCTACACTACAGATGGGAGAGTATGTTTCCAATGTGGCAAATGGAATTGATACTTTCAGTGTTAAAGAACCAATTGGTGTTTGTGCCGGTATCTGTCCTTTTAACTTTCCTGCGATGATTCCCCTCTGG ATGTTCCCAGTGGCGGTTACCTGTGGCAATACCTTCATTCTGAAACCATCAGAGAAAGATCCAG GTGCTTCTATGCTTCTTGCACAATTAGCAATGGAGGCTGGTTTGCCTGAGGGTGTCTTAAATATAGTTCATGGAGCCCAT GATACTGTGAATGCTATCTGTGATCATGATGACATCAAAGCTATATCTTTCGTTGGTTCAAATGTT GCTGGAATGCACATATATGCAAGAGCAGCAGCTAAAGGGAAGCGTGTTCAG TCTAATATGGGGGCCAAAAATCATGCCATTGTCATGCCAGATGCAAGTGTTGATGCCACCATAAATGCTTTAATTGCTGCGGGTTTTGGTGCTGCTGGACAAAGGTGCATGGCTTTAAGCACGGTTGTTTTTGTCGGTGGCTCAAAACCATG GGAAAGTATACTCGTAGAGCGTGCCAAAGCTCTTAAAGTAAATGCTGGAACTGAACCTGATGCAGACCTTGGTCCAGTCATTAGCATACAG GCAAAGGAGCGAATACACAAATTAATTCAATCTGGATTTGAAAGTGGGGCCAGACTATTGCTTGATGGAAGAAGTATAGTG GTTCCCGGATATGAATCCGGCAATTTTATTGGCCCAACCATCTTAGCCGATGTCACTTCCGACATGGAGTGCTACAAG GAGGAGATTTTTGGCCCTGTTCTTCTTCTCACGGAG GCTGATAGCTTGGATGAGGCCATAAAGTTTGTTAATGAAAACAAGTATGGAAATGGTGCTACTATATTCACTAGATCCGGTGTAGCTGCTAGGAAATTTCAGACCGAAATCGAGGCAGGCCAAGTGGGCATCAATGTTCCTATTCCTGTTCCTTTGCCATTTTTCTCCTTTACCGGAAACAAAGCATCATTTGCAGGCGATCTCAATTTCTATG GCAAGGCAGGGGTTAACTTTTATACACAAATCAAAACAATAACTCAGAACTGGAAGGAATCGGTTAACGAGGACAAGATTAACATGGCAATGCCAACTTCTCAAAAATCTTAA
- the LOC131633890 gene encoding anthocyanidin 3-O-glucosyltransferase 7-like has translation MTISSSEKNKHVAVYVFPFGSHPVPLLNLVLKLAHASPNTFFSFIGTQQSNKPLFTKPNIPNNIKFYTIHDGVPEGHVLGSHPVEKVNLFLQTGHQNLQNGLDLAVADTEVNVTCIIADAFVVPSLFVAQKLNVPWIPVWPPLSCSLSAHFYTHFIRRKCAENNAKDRSLDFLPGLSKMRVEDLPDDIINGGEDETLFSKTLASYGEVLPKAKAVVMNFFEELDPPLFVEDMRSKLQNMLYVGFLTLSIPLPPLPPSENDETGCLSWLDKQKGKSVVYVSFGTTVTPPPHELVALAEALEESGFPFLWSLKDHLKGVLPQGFLERTRDIGKIVPWVPQTEVLGHDSVGVFVTHCGCNSVFESISNGVPMICRPYFGDHGMTGRMVEDIWEIGVKIEGGVFTKNGLLKSLKLILVKEEGKKMRKKAQKVKQTVLDAAGPNGKAVQDFNTLVEIVSSS, from the coding sequence ATGACAATCTCATCATCTGAGAAGAACAAACATGTTGCAGTTTATGTTTTTCCCTTTGGTAGCCATCCTGTTCCACTCCTAAACCTTGTCCTCAAACTAGCACATGCTTCACCAAACACATTTTTCTCATTCATTGGCACACAACAATCTAACAAACCACTTTTTACAAAACCAAACATCCCTAATAACATCAAATTTTATACTATTCATGATGGTGTTCCAGAGGGTCATGTACTTGGTTCCCACCCAGTTGAAAAAGTGAACCTTTTTCTTCAAACTGGTCATcagaatctccaaaatggactAGATTTAGCAGTTGCTGATACAGAAGTGAATGTTACATGCATCATTGCTGATGCTTTTGTTGTTCCTTCTCTTTTTGTAGCTCAGAAACTCAATGTTCCGTGGATTCCCGTTTGGCCTCCTTTATCATGCTCTCTATCTGCGCATTTCTACACTCATTTTATACGTCGAAAATGTGCTGAAAACAATGCGAAAGATAGATCTTTGGATTTTCTTCCAGGTTTATCTAAGATGAGAGTTGAAGATTTGCCTGATGATATAATCAACGGTGGTGAAGACGAGACACTATTCTCGAAAACACTTGCTTCATATGGTGAGGTGTTGCCGAAAGCTAAAGCAGTGGTTATGAATTTCTTTGAGGAGTTGGATCCACCTTTGTTTGTTGAGGATATGAGATCAAAGTTGCAGAATATGCTTTATGTTGGTTTTCTCACTCTTTCAATTCCTCTACCGCCTTTGCCACCTTCTGAGAATGATGAAACTGGTTGTTTATCATGGTTGGACAAACAGAAGGGTAAATCAGTAGTTTATGTTAGCTTTGGAACTACAGTGACACCACCTCCACATGAGCTTGTTGCATTGGCAGAAGCATTGGAAGAAAGTGGATTTCCATTtctttggtcacttaaggatcatTTGAAGGGAGTTTTGCCACAAGGATTTCTTGAGAGGACTAGAGATATTGGGAAGATTGTTCCTTGGGTGCCTCAAACTGAAGTTTTGGGACATGATTCTGTGGGAGTGTTTGTGACACACTGCGGATGTAATTcagtttttgaaagtatttcaaATGGGGTGCCTATGATATGTAGGCCATATTTCGGAGATCATGGAATGACAGGAAGAATGGTGGAGGATATATGGGAGATTGGTGTGAAGATTGAAGGTGGAGTGTTTACTAAAAACGGATTGTTGAAGAGTTTGAAGCTGATTCTTGTGAAGGAAGAGGgaaagaaaatgagaaagaaggcTCAAAAGGTGAAACAGACAGTGCTAGATGCAGCTGGACCAAATGGTAAAGCAGTGCAGGATTTCAACACTTTGGTGGAAATAGTTTCCAGTTCATAA
- the LOC131633889 gene encoding methylmalonate-semialdehyde dehydrogenase [acylating], mitochondrial-like isoform X2 has protein sequence MIMLSILPLLRVPNLIGGKFVESKSLAFIDVINPATQDVVSQVPLTTNEEFKAAVAAAKKAFPSWRNTPITKRQRVMLKFQELIRRDMDKLAISVTTEQGKTLKDAQGDVFRGLEVVEHACGMATLQMGEYVSNVANGIDTFSVKEPIGVCAGICPFNFPAMIPLWMFPVAVTCGNTFILKPSEKDPGASMLLAQLAMEAGLPEGVLNIVHGAHDTVNAICDHDDIKAISFVGSNVAGMHIYARAAAKGKRVQSNMGAKNHAIVMPDASVDATINALIAAGFGAAGQRCMALSTVVFVGGSKPWESILVERAKALKVNAGTEPDADLGPVISIQAKERIHKLIQSGFESGARLLLDGRSIVVPGYESGNFIGPTILADVTSDMECYKEEIFGPVLLLTEADSLDEAIKFVNENKYGNGATIFTRSGVAARKFQTEIEAGQVGINVPIPVPLPFFSFTGNKASFAGDLNFYGKAGVNFYTQIKTITQNWKESVNEDKINMAMPTSQKS, from the exons ATGATTATGCTTTCAATTTTGCCCCTTTTG AGGGTTCCAAATCTCATTGGGGGCAAGTTTGTTGAGTCAAAATCATTGGCTTTCATAGATGTTATAAACCCT GCAACGCAAGACGTTGTTTCGCAAGTTCCATTGACTACAAATGAAGAGTTTAAAGCTGCAGTGGCTGCAGCAAAGAAGGCATTTCCTTCATGGCGTAACACTCCGATCACGAAGCGTCAACGTGTTATGTTGAAGTTCCAGGAGCTTATACGCAGAGATATG GATAAACTTGCCATCAGTGTGACTACCGAACAAGGAAAGACTTTAAAGGACGCACAAGGAGATGTATTCCGTGGATTAG AGGTGGTGGAACATGCTTGTGGGATGGCTACACTACAGATGGGAGAGTATGTTTCCAATGTGGCAAATGGAATTGATACTTTCAGTGTTAAAGAACCAATTGGTGTTTGTGCCGGTATCTGTCCTTTTAACTTTCCTGCGATGATTCCCCTCTGG ATGTTCCCAGTGGCGGTTACCTGTGGCAATACCTTCATTCTGAAACCATCAGAGAAAGATCCAG GTGCTTCTATGCTTCTTGCACAATTAGCAATGGAGGCTGGTTTGCCTGAGGGTGTCTTAAATATAGTTCATGGAGCCCAT GATACTGTGAATGCTATCTGTGATCATGATGACATCAAAGCTATATCTTTCGTTGGTTCAAATGTT GCTGGAATGCACATATATGCAAGAGCAGCAGCTAAAGGGAAGCGTGTTCAG TCTAATATGGGGGCCAAAAATCATGCCATTGTCATGCCAGATGCAAGTGTTGATGCCACCATAAATGCTTTAATTGCTGCGGGTTTTGGTGCTGCTGGACAAAGGTGCATGGCTTTAAGCACGGTTGTTTTTGTCGGTGGCTCAAAACCATG GGAAAGTATACTCGTAGAGCGTGCCAAAGCTCTTAAAGTAAATGCTGGAACTGAACCTGATGCAGACCTTGGTCCAGTCATTAGCATACAG GCAAAGGAGCGAATACACAAATTAATTCAATCTGGATTTGAAAGTGGGGCCAGACTATTGCTTGATGGAAGAAGTATAGTG GTTCCCGGATATGAATCCGGCAATTTTATTGGCCCAACCATCTTAGCCGATGTCACTTCCGACATGGAGTGCTACAAG GAGGAGATTTTTGGCCCTGTTCTTCTTCTCACGGAG GCTGATAGCTTGGATGAGGCCATAAAGTTTGTTAATGAAAACAAGTATGGAAATGGTGCTACTATATTCACTAGATCCGGTGTAGCTGCTAGGAAATTTCAGACCGAAATCGAGGCAGGCCAAGTGGGCATCAATGTTCCTATTCCTGTTCCTTTGCCATTTTTCTCCTTTACCGGAAACAAAGCATCATTTGCAGGCGATCTCAATTTCTATG GCAAGGCAGGGGTTAACTTTTATACACAAATCAAAACAATAACTCAGAACTGGAAGGAATCGGTTAACGAGGACAAGATTAACATGGCAATGCCAACTTCTCAAAAATCTTAA